In the genome of Coregonus clupeaformis isolate EN_2021a chromosome 1, ASM2061545v1, whole genome shotgun sequence, one region contains:
- the LOC121579533 gene encoding LOW QUALITY PROTEIN: meiosis-specific nuclear structural protein 1-like (The sequence of the model RefSeq protein was modified relative to this genomic sequence to represent the inferred CDS: deleted 1 base in 1 codon) yields MKKKLSLNVFLVKQSTRGLQQLHAMMASMSQRRNMTHSQQQRVTSEFRQQEEQREDLTKRITKDRQMQANLMSEERLEKKRYLRKVQDELHESQIEDALIKAEEERIYKEKQLEQEERMAQELARISYEKLRDEKMRQYIKENSVELRELEGKLKSAYLNRERAAQIAEKESMRYETVRQEADIARKMKSEHERASVEQEKQDHKRYEEVVQYQQELEQQLEDKEHKRQEAYEEFLKEKLMVDEIVRKIYEEDQMERQLRLEKITATQRYIEEFKSQQTEWRLMEREKMEAENRRILEFASYQQRKEKNRMEKVREREQAKEHLHQMLTEKIEMERQQRDEMERVREELCLEEQAEAARQKQIEEMEKRIRQRLELQQTCQEQIAFKEMRRQAEKEEEEAFRQMMMAKFAEDDRIEQMNAQKRRMKQLEHKRAVEKLLEDRRQQYLADKEREAEERAIEQEREALRRQIIEEERRRLLKLHATKLLGYLPKGIFREDDLEHFDEDFRSNFQKRQADIFDEESWGDDE; encoded by the exons ATGAAGAAGAAGCTTTCATTAAATGTCTTCCTGGTGAAACAATCAACGAGAGGCTTGCAACAGCTCCACGCAATGATG GCTTCAATGAGCCAGCGGCGCAACATGACGCACAGTCAGCAGCAGAGGGTGACCTCGGAATTTCGACAGCAGGAGGAGCAACGAGAA GATCTGACAAAACGCATCACTAAGGACAGACAGATGCAAGCCAATCTAATGAGTGAGGAGAGACTTGAAAAGAAGCGATACCTACGCAAGGTGCAAGACGAGCTGCACGAAAGCCAAATTGAGGATGCTCTCATCAAG gcagaggaggagagaatatACAAGGAAAAGCAACTAGAACAAGAGGAGAGAATGGCACAAGAACTGGCCCGCATCAGCTATGAAAAGCTTAGAGATGAAAAAATGAGGCAATATATAAAAGAGAACAG TGTTGAACTCCGTGAGTTAGAGGGGAAGCTCAAGTCTGCATACCTAAACCGGGAGAGGGCCGCACAGATTGCTGAAAAGGAGTCTATGAGATATGAGACAGTG CGGCAGGAGGCTGATATTGCTCGTAAGATGAAGAGCGAGCATGAGCGGGCCTCTGTGGAGCAGGAGAAGCAAGACCATAAGCGCTACGAGGAGGTGGTGCAGTACCAGCAGGAGCTGGAGCAGCAGCTGGAGGATAAAGAGCACAAGAGACAGGAGGCTTATGAGGAGTTCCTCAAGGAGAAACTCATGGTCGACGAAATCGTCAGGAAGATCTATGAGGAGGATCAAAT GGAGAGGCAGTTAAGACTGGAGAAGATAACAGCCACTCAAAGGTACATAGAGGAGTTCAAGAGCCAGCAGACGGAGTGGAGACTGATGGAGCGGGAGAAGATGGAGGCTGAGAACAGACGCATCCTGGAATTTGCCAGTTACCAGCAGCGTAAGGAGAAGAACAGAATGGAGAAAGTCAGAGAACGAGAGCAGGCAAAAGAACATCTTCACCAGATG CTCACTGAGAAGATTGAAATGGAGAGGCAGCAGCGTGACGAGATGGAGCGTGTTCGTGAAGAGCTTTGTCTGGAGGAGCAAGCCGAGGCTGCAAGGCAGAAACAAATC gaggagatggagaagagaaTCAGACAGAGGCTGGAGTTGCAGCAGACCTGCCAAGAGCAAATAGCCTTCAAGGAAATGCGGAGGCAGgctgagaaggaggaggaggaggccttCAGGCAGATGATGATGGCCAAGTTTGCTGAGGACGACCGCATAGAGCAGATGAATGCCCAGAAACGCCGCATGAAGCAGCTTGAGCACAAGAGGGCTGTGGAGAAACTGCTGGAGGACAGGAGACAGCAGTACCTGGCTGACAAG GAACGTGAGGCTGAAGAAAGAGCAATTGAACAGGAGAGGGAGGCATTGCGTCGACAGATCATTGAGGAGGAAAGGCGAAGACTTCTCAAACTCCATGCCACAAAACTGCTGGGCTATCTACCTAAG GGCATATTCCGGGAAGATGACCTTGAACACTTTGATGAGGACTTCagaagcaatttccaaaagcgACAGGCCGACATCTTTGATGAAGAGAGCTGGGGAGATGATGAATAA
- the tex9 gene encoding LOW QUALITY PROTEIN: testis-expressed protein 9 (The sequence of the model RefSeq protein was modified relative to this genomic sequence to represent the inferred CDS: deleted 2 bases in 2 codons): protein MSERRLHEPKIPMLSKAERSQGGRSVRRPASVPSKKPSTIDLLAKEEEYKRINAELEAKTAELVRQAEQVMSDQNEVLSKPISFHLDVDIEDEDEEEDFRNVNMLESSVRKPTAKVVTKKRVTSKSNSQNRPPGNLRKAQTTKASAVEDVAVLEDFVDFSLTKTIRNIEGKLDDGDTHDNLMEDIMPSVGDEMGSDAQIRFLKAKLCVMQEELNRLAYECNKKDDANSSLSTNIKEIEEDRTRLQKTTNIQQTQIEKHRTLAEESNRKCDGLQQEVTALQKEIEGLKRAQKQAATNHSAVEVRLNRALEEVERSKTQLSKIKQMSKDTADQAHKKIETLKAENKKLEKQKAELIVGFKKQLKLIDILKRQKMHFEAAKMLSFTEEEFMKALDWGKS, encoded by the exons ATGTCTGAAAGAAGACTGCATGAG CCCAAAATACCCATGTTATCCAAGGCAGAAAGGTCTCAAGGAGGAAGATCTGTGAGACGTCCAGCCTCTGTCCCCTCAAAGAAACCATCCACGATAGACCTACTTGCTAAAGAGGAGGAATACAA ACGTATAAATGCAGAGCTGGAGGCAAAAACAGCTGAACTAGTAAGGCAAGCGGAACAGGTTATG aGTGACCAAAATGAAGTCTTGTCAAAGCCAATCTCTTTCCACCTTGATGTTGAcattgaggatgaggatgaggaggaggatttCAG GAATGTGAACATGCTGGAATCTTCAGTTAGGAAGCCCACTGCTAAG GTAGTGACAAAGAAAAGGGTCACTTCAAAATCCAATTCACAAAACAGACCTCCTGGAAACCTGAGAAAAGCACA AACAACAAAGGCATCTGCAGTTGAGGATGTTGCAGTTCTTGAAGATTTTGTGGATTTTTCCTTGACTAAAACAATACGTAACATTGAGGGGAAGCTGGATGATGGAGATACTCATGACAATCTTATGGAAGACATCATGCCCAGTGTTGGGGATGAGATGGGATCAG ATGCTCAGATCCGTTTTCTCAAAGCAAAACTTTGTGTAATGCAAGAAGAATTAAACCGGCTAGCATATGAGTGCAACAAGAAG GATGATGCAAACAGTAGTTTAAGCACCAACATaaag gagatagaggaggatcGAACCAGACTACAGAAGACCACAAACATTCAGCAAACCCAGATAGAGAAACACAGAACTTTAGCGGAGGAGTCAAACAGAAAATGTGATGGGCTCCAGCAAGAAGTAACTGCTCTACAGAAG GAAATCGAGGGTTTGAAGAGAGCACAAAAACAGGCAGCAACCAATCACAGTGCCGTAGAGGTAAGACTGAACAGAGCCTTGGAGGAAGTTGAGAGGTCCAAGACACAACTGAGCAAGATCAAGCAGATGAGCAAG GACACAGCGGACCAGGCGCATAAAAAAATAGAAACCTTAAAAGCCGAAAACAAGAAGCTGGAAAAGCAAAAAGCAGAACTGATAGTGGGTTTTAAAAAACAGCTAAAACTGATTGATATACTGAAAAGGCAAAAA ATGCATTTTGAAGCTGCCAAGATGTTGTCG TTTACAGAAGAGGAATTCATGAAAGCTCTTGACTGGGGGAAATCATAA